A DNA window from Camelina sativa cultivar DH55 chromosome 17, Cs, whole genome shotgun sequence contains the following coding sequences:
- the LOC104756028 gene encoding uncharacterized protein LOC104756028, which produces MAGDCAIDTDKYSLLEDFNVDVEVQSQGFESFSLCFWVYLLDSTTYPSTIIRQVHSDMSVSAPFLVLDDKKKMMLLPLTLLHKEAPDPVNISSWTEVPNVSTIAEFPLQKWVHVGCEVSRNYMRLYICGELVGEQVLTSLMTNGTYFDCTRKMSLFSVGGDGYSVQGFIHCAEVLPSYVPANYHYKKDPPLCLSVGKPSTSGIKLDEDGVWSIVGGTFCSLDVVLTNAIGQPVHKDVKVVASLLYADSGTPVEKMSGFEAPLLVSYEGVEFSAADKPCNLLNGCASFKLKISQLSPMSDERLFCIKFEIPEVKANYPFLETVTNQIRCILRNRDSVTPKRSNHIDYQLDGREQKLASSNETSDILQSTAPMKRIRLGEEKVSVSKNGNGTSMEWRPQAQNHDEEEEDNSSTDSENTKIKDSAGFRRYTIPDSMIFKYCLANLTERSLLLKEITNNSSDEEVSKFADQVSLYSGCSHHSYQIKMARKLIAEGTNAWILISRNYQHVHWDNVVIEIEEHFMRIAKCSSRSLTHQDFELLRRICGCHEYITQENFEKMWCWLFPVASAISRGLINGMWRSATPKWIEGFVTKEEAERSLQNQEPGTFILRFPASRSWPHPDAGSLVVTYVGRDLVIHDRLLTIDHMCDSSERYTDAKPLQDMLLAEPELSRLGRIVRGI; this is translated from the exons ATGGCGGGTGATTGTGCGATTGACACCGACAAATACTCTCTCTTGGAGGATTTTAATGTCGATGTTGAAGTCCAAAGCCAAGGTTTTgagtctttctctctttgtttctggGTTTATCTCTTAGATTCCACCACTTACCCTTCTACAATCATCAGACAG GTTCACTCAGACATGAGTGTTAGTGCACCTTTCCTTGTTCTAGATgataaaaagaagatgatgctTTTGCCATTGACTCTCCTTCACAAGGAAGCTCCTGATCCTGTCAACATTTCTTCTTGGACCGAAGTTCCTAATGTTTCTACAATTGCTGAGTTTCCCCTTCAGAAATGGGTTCATGTGGGCTGTGAG GTTTCTAGAAACTACATGCGCCTTTATATATGTGGAGAGTTAGTAGGAGAGCAAGTCTTGACTTCCCTGATGACCAATGGCACATATTTTGATTGCACACGAAAGATGTCGTTATTTAGTGTTGGTGGAGATGGTTATAGTGTTCAGGGTTTCATTCACTGCGCAGAAGTCTTGCCTTCTTATGTCCCTGCAAATTATCACTACAAAAAG GACCCTCCTTTATGCTTATCTGTTGGCAAGCCATCTACATCTGGAATCAAATTAGATGAAGATGGTGTTTGGAGTATTGTTGGCGGAACTTTTTGTTCCTTGGATGTTGTTTTAACCAATGCTATTGGACAGCCTGTGCACAAGGATGTGAAG GTTGTGGCTTCTCTACTGTATGCTGATAGTGGGACGCCTGTTGAGAAGATGAGTGGCTTTGAGGCTCCCCTTTTGGTAAGCTATGAAGGAGTTGAATTCTCAGCTGCAGATAAGCCGTGCAACTTATTGAACGGATGTGCTTCTTTCAAGCTCAAAATATCTCAG ctttCTCCTATGAGTGATGAGAGGTTGTTCTGCATCAAATTCGAAATACCAGAAGTGAAGGCTAATTATCCTTTCCTCGAAACTGTTACCAACCAAATCCGTTGCATTTTGAGGAACCGTGATTCTGTTACCCCTAAAAGGTCGAACCACATTGATTATCAATTAGATGGAAGAGAACAAAAACTTGCTTCAAGTAATGAAACATCAGATATTCTACAGAGCACTGCCCCTATGAAACGTATCAGATTAGGTGAAGAAAAGGTTTCTGTGAGTAAG AATGGAAATGGTACCAGTATGGAATGGAGACCTCAGGCTCAGAaccatgatgaagaagaagaagataactctTCAACGGATTctgaaaacaccaaaattaaAGACTCGGCTGGTTTCAGGAGATATACAATCCCAGACTCGATGATTTTCAAATACTGCCTTGCTAACTTAACAGAGAGATCTCTTCTTCTGAAGGAAATTACAAACAATTCATCAGATGAAGAAGTCTCGAAATTTGCAGATCAAGTTTCTCTCTATTCTGGATGCTCCCATCACAG CTATCAAATAAAAATGGCAAGAAAACTGATAGCAGAAGGAACAAATGCGTGGATTCTGATCTCGCGGAACTATCAACATGTTCATTGGGATAATGTGGTGATTGAGATTGAAGAACATTTCATGAGAATAGCTAAATGCAGCAGTAGATCTCTCACTCACCAG GATTTTGAGCTTCTAAGGAGAATATGTGGATGCCATGAGTACATAACTcaagagaattttgagaaaatgTGGTGTTGGTTGTTCCCTGTTGCATCAGCTATATCCAGGGGATTGATCAATGGAATGTGGCGCTCGGCTACGCCTAAATGGATAGAAGGGTTTGTGACTAAAGAAGAGGCAGAACGTTCACTTCAAAATCAAGAACCGGGCACTTTCATTCTCAGGTTCCCTGCTTCAAGAAGCTGGCCACATCCTGATGCTGGTTCCTTGGTTGTGACTTATGTTGGTCGTGATTTAGTTATTCATGATAGATTACTCACAATCGATCACATGTGCGA tTCTAGTGAAAGGTATACAGATGCAAAACCGTTGCAAGATATGCTTCTGGCGGAACCTGAGCTATCTCGGCTTggaag GATCGTAAGAGGCATTTGA
- the LOC104756029 gene encoding solanesyl diphosphate synthase 2, chloroplastic-like has product MMMSCRNVDLGTSVLDLMPCGCSCTSSPTSRQLLFRNCSKNLCRIGGRSYGGNLVLLRPDLGTCRAVPAKPKETYLLNGIGQDKTVMLNLKPESQKPISLENLFEVVADDLQRLNDNLLSIVGAENPVLISAAEQIFSAGGKRMRPGLVFLVSRATAELAGLKELTVEHLRLGEIIEMIHTASLIHDDVLDESDMRRGKETVHELFGTRVAVLAGDFMFAQASWYLANLENLEVIKLISQVIKDFASGEIKQASSLFDCDVELDDYLLKSYYKTASLVAASTKGAAIFSEVESKIAEEMYQYGKNLGLSFQVVDDILDFTQSTEQLGKPAANDLAKGNITAPVIFALENEPRLREIIESEFCEPGSLEEAIEIVRNRGGIKRAQELAKEKAELALKNLNCLPRSGFRSALEDMVMFNLERID; this is encoded by the exons ATGATGATGTCATGTCGGAATGTTGACTTGGGTACGAGTGTTCTTGATCTGATGCCATGTGGGTGTTCTTGTACCTCTTCTCCAACCAGTCGTCAACTCTTGTTTAGGAATTGTTCCAAGAATCTTTGTAGGATTGGTGGCAGAAGCTATGGTGGCAACTTGGTTTTACTCCGTCCTGATTTGGGGACTTGCAGAGCCGTTCCTGCTAAACCAAAGGAGACTTATCTCCTCAATG GTATTGGTCAAGATAAAACAGTGATGCTCAATCTGAAGCCAGAATCACAAAAGCCTATATCTTTGGAAAATCTGTTTGAGGTTGTAGCTGATGATTTGCAGAGGTTGAATGACAATCTTTTATCG ATTGTTGGTGCAGAAAATCCGGTTTTAATATCTGCAGCTGAGCAAATTTTTAGTGCTGGTGGCAAGAGGATGAGACCCGGTTTGGTTTTCCTTGTATCACGAGCCACCGCAGAATTAGCTGGCTTAAA GGAACTTACAGTAGAACATCTCCGTTTAGGTGAGATTATTGAGATGATTCACACCGCAAGTTTAATACATGATGATGTCTTAGACGAAAGTGATATGCGAAGAG GAAAAGAAACGGTTCATGAACTTTTCGGAACAAGAGTAGCTGTATTAGCTGGAGACTTCATGTTTGCTCAAGCATCATGGTACTTAGCGAATCTCGAAAACCTCGAAGTCATTAAGCTCATTAGTCAG GTTATCAAAGATTTTGCGAGCGGTGAGATAAAGCAAGCATCAAGTTTGTTCGATTGTGACGTCGAGCTTGATGACTACTTGCTAAAGAGTTACTACAAGACAGCTTCATTAGTAGCTGCAAGCACAAAAGGAGCTGCAATCTTCAGTGAAGTCGAAAGCAAGATTGCAGAGGAAATGTATCAATATGGGAAGAATCTCGGTTTATCTTTCCAAGTAGTTGATGACATTCTGGACTTCACTCAGTCCACAGAGCAGTTAGGGAAGCCTGCAGCTAATGACTTAGCCAAAGGTAACATAACAGCGCCAGTGATCTTTGCACTAGAGAATGAGCCGAGGCTAAGAGAGATCATTGAGTCTGAGTTCTGTGAGCCTGGATCCCTTGAGGAAGCGATTGAAATAGTTAGAAATCGTGGTGGGATCAAGAGAGCTCAAGAATTGGCTAAGGAGAAAGCTGAACTTGCGTTAAAGAATCTGAATTGTCTTCCTAGGAGTGGTTTCAGATCGGCTCTTGAGGATATGGTGATGTTTAATCTTGAAAGGATTGATTAG